From the genome of Alicyclobacillus sp. SO9:
AGCGGTGGAAAACGCGGTCAAAATTGCACGGAAGTATACAGGCAGAAAAGCCATTATCTCCTTTGAACGGGGATTTCACGGCAGAACCCTGCTCACCATGTCCCTGACCAGCAAAGTGAAACCCTACAAATACCAGTTTGGTCCCTTTGCACCGGAAACCTACAAGATGCGTTATCCCTACTACTACCGGGCGCCATTTGGTGTCACGCCCAAGCAAGTGGATGAGCAAGTTTTGGCCCAGTTTGAGGAGTTCTTCCTCTCCGAAGTGGCCCCTGAAGATGTAGCTGCAGTCATCCTGGAACCCGTGCAGGGTGAGGGCGGATTTGTGGTCCCGTCCAAGGCCTTCGTCCAAGGTGTGAAGAGGATTTGCGAGAAATACGACATCCTGCTGATTGCAGACGAGATTCAGACCGGATTCGGCCGAACGGGAAAGCTGTTTGCTATGGAACACTTTGATGTGATTCCCGATCTCGTTACTCTATCCAAATCGATTGCCGCCGGCCTGCCCCTGAGTGCTGTCACGGGCCGTGCAGACATCATGGATGCATCGAGTCCTGGTGAAATTGGCGGGACCTACGGCGGCAGCCCGCTGGGTTGTGTTGCAGCCCTTGAAGTGATTAAGATGATGGAAGAGGATCATCTGCCGGACAGAGCGGCAGTGATTGGCGAAAAGATTAGGGCACGCTTTGAAAAGCTGAAAAGCCGGTATGCTTTTATCGGTGACGTTCGCGGCTTAGGTGCTATGTGCGCATTGGAAATCGTCAAAGACCCCGAAACCAAAGAACCCGACAAGGCACTGACAAGTCGCATTATTCAGGCGTGTTATCAGAACGGCGTGATGGTGCTCAGTGCAGGTTTGTACAGCAACGTCATACGGACCCTCAGCCCGCTGGTCATCACAGACGAGCAGTTGGAAGAAGGACTGGACGCCATGGAACAAGCGTTCGCCGAGGTTGCAGGGAGTTAGGGATGTAGGAACGAGGGATCATCAAGTGGTAACGAAAGGGGCGGTGCAGGGTGAAAAAGCAACTGTTTATCAACGGTGAATGGGTCGAGGCCAGCAAGTACGTGGAACTGAAGTCACCTTATGACGGGTCCGTCATTGCAGAGATTCCCGAGGCTGTGCCGGAGGAAGTGGACCAGGCCATTGCTGCAGCTGATGCAGCACGGCAAGTCATGGCGAAAATGCCTGCTCATCAGCGGGCCAGCATTCTGGAGAAACTGGTTCATCTATTTGAAACCCGGGCAGATGAGGCAGCGGAGATTATCGCGACGGAAGCTGCTAAACCATTGAAAACCGCCAAGGGTGAAGTTGCCCGGACCATTCAGACCTATAAATTTGCAGCCGAAGAAGCGAAGCGTATCCACGGTGAGACGGTGCCTTTGGACGCAGCACCCGGCGGGGAAGGCCGCATGGGTTTCACAGTCCGTGAACCGTTGGGTGTCGTGGGGGCTATTACGCCCTTCAACTTCCCCATGAACCTAGTGGCTCATAAGGTTGGACCTGCCATTGCAACCGGGAACACCATTGTCCTGAAACCGGCCAACCAAACACCGCTGTCCGCATTTTTTCTGGCAGAACTTCTGGAAGAGGCCGGGTTGCCGAAAGGCGCACTGAATGTGGTGACAGGCAGAGGTTCTGTCGTCGGGGAGCAGATTGTGAAGGACAGTCGTGTCAGTATGATTACCTTCACAGGCAGCCCCGGTGTGGGCATCGGGATCCGCAACAAGGCTGGGTTGAAGCGTGTGACCTTGGAGCTTGGATCCAATTCGGCACTGATTGTGGATAACCATATTGACGTGGACAAAATCATCAATCGGTGTGTGACAGGCGCATTCTCATTCCAGGGCCAGGTGTGTATTTCGCTGCAGCGCATTTATGTGCACGAAGGTGTGTTTGATACTTTTGTGGAGCGGTTCAAGGAGGAGACGGCGAAACTGCAAGTGGGCAATCCCCTTGACCCTGGCACAGACGTTTCGGCCATGATTACCCGGGCCGATGTAGACCGGGCCATGGATTGGATTCGGGAAGCCCACGAAGGCGGAGCTGAAGTTGCCGCAGGGGGTGTAGGTGAGGACGGCATCTTGTATCCGACAGTCCTTCTTCACTCCGAGAACACCATGAAAGTGTGTTGTAACGAAGTGTTCGCACCGATTGTTTCGATTAACAAAGTGGCCTCTATCCAGGAAGCCATCGACAAGGTGAACGATTCCCGGTACGGGCTGCAGGCAGGTATTTATACCGACAATGTTCACACAGCATTCGACGCAGCGGAGCAACTGCATGTAGGAGGCGTGATGGTGAACGACATCCCGACATTTCGCGTGGACAACATGCCATACGGTGGAGTCAAGGAAAGCGGAACAGGCCGTGAAGGTGTGAAGTACGCTGTGGAAGAGATGACAGAACTGAAACTGGTCGTGTTTAACCGGAACTAGTTTGCAGGGCTGGAGTCTAAGGGAGTAAAGCAAAGTCGAGAGTTCTCATCATTGACGGGATGATTTGTGAACTCTCAATAGAAATGAGGAGAGCAAATGACGACAAGCAGCTTTCTGTTTGGTGAAATGACATGGCCGGAAATAAAGCAAGTCATAAAGGAAGACAGGGTGGCCGTGGTTCCAGTGGCCATGATTGAAGAGCATGGATATCATCTTCCTGTAAACACTGATCTTGTCTTGGCAGATGAAATTGCACGCAGAGCGGGAGAAAAGTCTCCAGGGGAAATAGTAGTGGTTCCTCCCATCATTCATGGGTATGCCCCTCATCAGATGGATTTTCCAGGCGTGATATCCATTACAGCAGAAACCTTTATTCGGTATGTTGTTGACGTGTGCAATAGCTTGGCCCACCAGGGTTTCAAAAGAATACTGCTCTTTAACGGGCACGGTAGTAACGTCTCGCTGTTGCAAGTAGCTGCGAGACAGACAATCCTAGCTTATCCAGATGTCATGTGTGCTGCTATCTCTCATTGGGACCTGAAGCCTGTTGTCGAAGTGGCCAACAAAAACAGGCGTTCCGAAAATCCGGGTGGTATCAATCATGCGGGCGAACTTGAGACTGCTATGTATCTCGCTATTAGGGACGATTTAGTTAAGATGGATCTGGCTAGACGGGATTTGGACAAGTACGAACAAGAAAAATACTTTTGGTTAGATCTCGTTGGAAGTGGTGATGGAAAACCGGTGGTAATGATGCCGTACTGGAGTTCCATTTCCGAAACAGGAGTGCTCGGGGACCCAACATGTGCTACCAAAGCGTTTGGTGAGATGCTGATGAATGCTGCCGTAGATGGATTAGTCGAATTCGTATCGATTTATAAGACGAGGAGCTACAACTCGCGAGTGAATCATCTCGAATAGGATGCCAAATATCAGTCCGTCCCCGTACAGGGGACGGCGAATTGTGTTCAATACGGAGACGAACTGGAACTCTACTATCAACTAAAACCAAGGGCTTACATGATGAAGAGACAAGATGCTCTGGCGACGGTCAGTGATTGGATGTAGACGGTCAGTGATTTGATGTAATTGAAAACTTCTCTTCCGACAGCAGGTGTTGGGGCCGTCTTCCGATGGAACTACGATTGAAGGTTCGAATTAAGGCATCCCTGTTCAAATAATTGTCCAGCGATGCCAAAATCATTCCCTCATCCAGTGCTAAATAAGAATGCGTTACAGTCGATGTATGAACATTGACAGAATCGTAAAATCCGTATTTGCCAAGCATATGATAGTTTGTCTTCAACTTATAAATATTTCTCAAAGCCTGCCTAGGCGCAAACTGAAGGGCAAGGAAGCTGGCATAAGGAGTAATGGTACCGTTTTCCTGGTAGGGAGGGTTTGCGCTCCCTAACTGTGGGATTCCAAACACGCCGTACCCGTCGTTTGGCAGAGCGGCTGGAGAAATCCCCCAGACGGGATAGTTCTTCGACTGAGCGTATTTGATTTGAAGTTGTACCATCCTCTTATCATTTAGACCAAGTGCCCGCGGCGCGAGCCCTTTTTCATTTAAGAACAGAGTTGGCATTAAAGACTCAAACATGCTGCCTCCCCAACTTGGGACATACTTAATTCCGTCCCAACTATAATGTCCTTCGAATACCTTAACACCATCGTAAGTGGCGTAGTATCCAACGGGTGTCTGCTGTTGCCAGGTCCATGATTTTGGAAGTGTCCGATACACCCCGAACCAGAGTTTACTGGGAAGGTTCCGTTTACCAATGGCGATGTAATCTGCAATCCTGGTTTCCGTATTGATGTTGCCGAAGGTATATCCCGTGGGCCCCTGACCAACCGTGTACCCGCCGTAGAGTTGGTTGAGTGATGTATCATAGAGCAAGGAAAAGTTCATTTGTTTTAGCATTCTTGTGAGCGGACGTTTAAATTGAGGAAAGGTTTTACTGTCGATGATTAATCCAGTATCCAGCCAAGCGACGTCTACAGTTGAGACAAACTTTTGACTCGGCTTACCGTTTGTTGTGCTGTACCAATCGTAAAAGAATCCCTTGTATTTTTGTAATGATTGTAGTTCCGAAAGAACTTTCGCAAGTCGTCTCGCAGCTTCTCTTTCATGAATGATGCCCAGGTTTTTGGCTGCTGCAATACTTACAAGGTACATCCCTATGTTGGTATCGTTCGTAGAGGTAGACAATTTTTGCCCAGTTGA
Proteins encoded in this window:
- a CDS encoding creatininase family protein; its protein translation is MTTSSFLFGEMTWPEIKQVIKEDRVAVVPVAMIEEHGYHLPVNTDLVLADEIARRAGEKSPGEIVVVPPIIHGYAPHQMDFPGVISITAETFIRYVVDVCNSLAHQGFKRILLFNGHGSNVSLLQVAARQTILAYPDVMCAAISHWDLKPVVEVANKNRRSENPGGINHAGELETAMYLAIRDDLVKMDLARRDLDKYEQEKYFWLDLVGSGDGKPVVMMPYWSSISETGVLGDPTCATKAFGEMLMNAAVDGLVEFVSIYKTRSYNSRVNHLE
- a CDS encoding aldehyde dehydrogenase family protein translates to MKKQLFINGEWVEASKYVELKSPYDGSVIAEIPEAVPEEVDQAIAAADAARQVMAKMPAHQRASILEKLVHLFETRADEAAEIIATEAAKPLKTAKGEVARTIQTYKFAAEEAKRIHGETVPLDAAPGGEGRMGFTVREPLGVVGAITPFNFPMNLVAHKVGPAIATGNTIVLKPANQTPLSAFFLAELLEEAGLPKGALNVVTGRGSVVGEQIVKDSRVSMITFTGSPGVGIGIRNKAGLKRVTLELGSNSALIVDNHIDVDKIINRCVTGAFSFQGQVCISLQRIYVHEGVFDTFVERFKEETAKLQVGNPLDPGTDVSAMITRADVDRAMDWIREAHEGGAEVAAGGVGEDGILYPTVLLHSENTMKVCCNEVFAPIVSINKVASIQEAIDKVNDSRYGLQAGIYTDNVHTAFDAAEQLHVGGVMVNDIPTFRVDNMPYGGVKESGTGREGVKYAVEEMTELKLVVFNRN
- the gabT gene encoding 4-aminobutyrate--2-oxoglutarate transaminase, which translates into the protein MKAKVFQQNSIQLNTSIPGPKAAAMLEERKKHVPRGVSNTVPTFAETAEGALVTDVDGNTFIDFAGAIGTLNVGHRPQALVDALKQQLDKYLHTGFNVMMYEPYIQLAEKLNQLTPGDHAKKTLFLNSGAEAVENAVKIARKYTGRKAIISFERGFHGRTLLTMSLTSKVKPYKYQFGPFAPETYKMRYPYYYRAPFGVTPKQVDEQVLAQFEEFFLSEVAPEDVAAVILEPVQGEGGFVVPSKAFVQGVKRICEKYDILLIADEIQTGFGRTGKLFAMEHFDVIPDLVTLSKSIAAGLPLSAVTGRADIMDASSPGEIGGTYGGSPLGCVAALEVIKMMEEDHLPDRAAVIGEKIRARFEKLKSRYAFIGDVRGLGAMCALEIVKDPETKEPDKALTSRIIQACYQNGVMVLSAGLYSNVIRTLSPLVITDEQLEEGLDAMEQAFAEVAGS
- a CDS encoding glucoamylase family protein, producing the protein MRLRNTIHSKKTIRLKTLLSKKSAFAALFVGSMLSLTGTPHVVDAAAIRNPHDSYRNLNLYNVAKSTWNFYVSATQTPTGLPADRIDITSTGQKLSTSTNDTNIGMYLVSIAAAKNLGIIHEREAARRLAKVLSELQSLQKYKGFFYDWYSTTNGKPSQKFVSTVDVAWLDTGLIIDSKTFPQFKRPLTRMLKQMNFSLLYDTSLNQLYGGYTVGQGPTGYTFGNINTETRIADYIAIGKRNLPSKLWFGVYRTLPKSWTWQQQTPVGYYATYDGVKVFEGHYSWDGIKYVPSWGGSMFESLMPTLFLNEKGLAPRALGLNDKRMVQLQIKYAQSKNYPVWGISPAALPNDGYGVFGIPQLGSANPPYQENGTITPYASFLALQFAPRQALRNIYKLKTNYHMLGKYGFYDSVNVHTSTVTHSYLALDEGMILASLDNYLNRDALIRTFNRSSIGRRPQHLLSEEKFSITSNH